The Deltaproteobacteria bacterium DNA window AATCGCAAACGTTTTGCGACGCCTGATTTCTCGGATAGTTTCGGGACTGGAGAGATTCATGTTTTTTTTAAGGACCCGTCACATAATGGACAACCGTTACAGAATCAAGATTTATCACTTCTAACAAAAATTGATGGACATAACTCCATAAACAGCGTATAAATATGGAGTATGTTCCAGAGAATAATTAAACCAATAAAATCAAATAGTTTCTTTCTTTTCGGAGCACGGGGAACTGGCAAATCGACCTTTTTGAAGAGCTTTTTTGAAGGCGAAAAGACGCTCTGGATTGATTTGTTAGACCCATTGCAAGAAGAGGAATATGCCAAAAATCCGGGATTATTTTTTTCCACAGTAGAGGCACAAAAAAATCGGATCCGGTGGGTGGTCGTTGATGAAGTTCAAAAACTTCCCAAATTGCTCGATTCCGTGCATCGTCTGATTGAATCATCCCCTGTTTTGTTTGCCCTCACCGGTTCCAGCGCACGTAAACTCAAACGAGGTGCCGCCAATTTGCTTGCGGGAAGGGCTTTTCTCAATAATCTTTTTCCGTTGACGCATGTGGAAATGGGAGAAGCCTTCAGTCTGGAAAAGGCGCTCCATTTTGGAGCACTGCCAAAGGCGGCCAATCTCTCCCGGATACAAAACTCGAAAGAGGAGCCCAACGCTTTTTTAAAAACCTATGCCATAACTTATCTGAAAGAAGAAGTCTGGGCGGAACATGTCGTGCGAAAGCTTGATCCCTTTCGAAAATTTTTGGAAATTGCGGCTCAATGCAACGGATCCATTCTCAATTATTCCAATATTGCACTCGATACCGGAGTTGATGTCAAAACAGTGCAGTCTTATTTCGAAATTCTGGAAGATACACTGGTGGGATCCCTGCTCCAGCCATATCATCGTTCCATCCGCAAGCAACAACGGCAAAATCCCAAATTCTATTTTTTTGACACGGGTATCAAACGCGCCCTCGAGGGAACATTGGAGGTACCTCTGTTACCTCAAACCTACGCCTATGGAAGAGCCTTTGAACATTGGCTCATTATCGAAATGATGCGTCTTAACGATTACAAG harbors:
- a CDS encoding ATP-binding protein, coding for MFQRIIKPIKSNSFFLFGARGTGKSTFLKSFFEGEKTLWIDLLDPLQEEEYAKNPGLFFSTVEAQKNRIRWVVVDEVQKLPKLLDSVHRLIESSPVLFALTGSSARKLKRGAANLLAGRAFLNNLFPLTHVEMGEAFSLEKALHFGALPKAANLSRIQNSKEEPNAFLKTYAITYLKEEVWAEHVVRKLDPFRKFLEIAAQCNGSILNYSNIALDTGVDVKTVQSYFEILEDTLVGSLLQPYHRSIRKQQRQNPKFYFFDTGIKRALEGTLEVPLLPQTYAYGRAFEHWLIIEMMRLNDYKKTDFRFYYLLTKDGAEIDLIVERPGLPDILIEIKSSNRVDERDTQTVEKFLRDFNRAEAYCFSNDPTSKKIGSVLALHWQKGLQEIGLA